DNA from Actinomyces sp. oral taxon 897:
CACCGCGTCGCCACCGACACGCCCCGAAGGAAGCAGCCATGACGGCCGAACCCACCCCGCCCATCCTGTCCGCCAGATCCCTGAGCCGCACCTACGGCACCGGCCCGGCGTGCGTCGAGGCCCTCAAAGGGGTGGACCTGGACGTCCTCCCCGGTACCTTCACCTCCATTATGGGACCCTCCGGGTCAGGCAAGTCCACCCTCGTGCACTGCCTGTCCGGCATGGACCGGCCCACCTCCGGCTCGGTCACCCTGGAGGGCGTCCAGATGGTGGGCATGAAGGACCGGGCCCTGACCGAGCTGCGTCGGCGCCGCATCGGCTTCGTCTTCCAGTCCTTCAACCTCCTGCCCACCCACACGGTACGCACCAACATCACCATGCCTCTGCGCCTGGCGGGCCAGAAGGTGGACGAGGACCGCCTCCGCGAGCTCACCGGACGCCTGGGCGTGGACGGGCTCCTGGGCCGCCTGCCGGCCACCCTCTCCGGTGGGCAGGCCCAGCGCGTGGCCATTGCCCGCGCCCTCATCGCGGCCCCCGCCCTCCTGGTGGCCGACGAGCCCACCGGCAACCTGGACTCCGCCGCCAGCCAGGAGGTCCTGACCCTCCTGCGCTCCACCGCCGACGCCGGGCAGACCGTCCTCATGGTCACCCACGACGCCGACGCCGCGGCCGCCGGGGACCGCGTCGTCGTCATCCGTGACGGCCGCGTGGTGGAGGACCGGGAGGCCCGCTCATGAGGGGGGCGGGACTGACCTGGCTCGCCTGGGACAACGTACGCCACTCCTGGCGCTCCCAGGCCGCCACCGCCCTGGCCGTGGGCCTGTCGACGGCCTTCGTCGTGGTGGTCCTGGCCCTGGCCGGCGGGCTCAGCCGGGCGGTGGAGGACAGCAGCGCCCGGCCCCTGAGCACCGCCGACGTCGTCATCGGGTGCGACGCGCAGCAGGGCCCCTGCCCTCCCGCCGGGGCCCTGCTGAAGGTGGTCGCCGACGTCCCGGGGGTCGGTGCGGCCGCCGCCGACTCCCTGTCCTACCGGCGCGTGCGCGCCGACGGCAACGAGGTCAACGTCGTCTTCGGGCCCGTCCTGCCCGAGCCCCTGCGCTACGACCGCCTGACCGCCGGGACC
Protein-coding regions in this window:
- a CDS encoding ABC transporter ATP-binding protein; the encoded protein is MTAEPTPPILSARSLSRTYGTGPACVEALKGVDLDVLPGTFTSIMGPSGSGKSTLVHCLSGMDRPTSGSVTLEGVQMVGMKDRALTELRRRRIGFVFQSFNLLPTHTVRTNITMPLRLAGQKVDEDRLRELTGRLGVDGLLGRLPATLSGGQAQRVAIARALIAAPALLVADEPTGNLDSAASQEVLTLLRSTADAGQTVLMVTHDADAAAAGDRVVVIRDGRVVEDREARS